A window of the Mesoplasma florum L1 genome harbors these coding sequences:
- a CDS encoding alpha-ketoacid dehydrogenase subunit beta produces the protein MAVINNIKAVTEALDVAMDRDKNVIVFGEDVGLEGGVFRATQGLQQKYGIERSFNAPISEAMFAGVGLGMAMNGMKPVVELQFQGLGLPALQNVIANISRMRNRSRGKWTAPMVIRMPMGGGIRALEHHSEALEAIFAHIPGIKTVMPSTPYDTKGLLLAAIESPDPVIVLEPTKLYRAFKQEVPDGYYTVPIGEGYKIQEGNDLTIVTYGAQTVDCMKAVEMIKSTHPTASIELIDLRSIQPWDKKMVIESVKKTGRLLVVSEAVRSFGVPAEIIATVNENCFDSLKAPLARCTGYDVVIPYDRGEGFHQVNPQKVVEAIKKVLDYKF, from the coding sequence ATGGCAGTTATTAATAATATTAAAGCAGTTACTGAAGCACTTGATGTTGCAATGGACCGTGATAAAAACGTTATTGTTTTTGGTGAGGACGTTGGTTTAGAAGGTGGAGTTTTTAGAGCTACTCAAGGATTACAACAAAAATATGGAATTGAAAGAAGTTTTAATGCCCCTATTTCAGAAGCAATGTTTGCTGGTGTTGGATTAGGAATGGCAATGAATGGTATGAAACCTGTTGTTGAATTACAATTCCAAGGTTTAGGATTACCAGCATTACAAAACGTTATTGCTAATATTTCACGTATGAGAAATAGAAGCCGTGGTAAATGAACAGCACCTATGGTTATTAGAATGCCAATGGGTGGAGGAATTAGAGCCTTAGAACATCACTCAGAAGCTTTAGAAGCTATCTTTGCACATATTCCAGGTATTAAAACAGTTATGCCTTCTACACCTTATGATACAAAAGGTTTATTATTAGCAGCAATTGAATCACCAGATCCAGTTATTGTTTTAGAACCAACTAAGTTATACCGTGCATTTAAACAAGAAGTACCAGATGGATACTATACAGTTCCAATTGGTGAAGGTTACAAAATTCAAGAAGGAAATGATTTAACAATTGTTACATATGGAGCACAAACAGTGGACTGTATGAAAGCTGTTGAAATGATTAAATCAACTCACCCAACAGCATCAATTGAATTAATTGATTTACGTTCAATTCAACCATGAGATAAAAAAATGGTAATTGAATCAGTTAAAAAAACAGGAAGATTATTAGTTGTTAGTGAAGCGGTTAGATCATTTGGTGTACCTGCAGAAATTATTGCAACAGTTAATGAAAATTGTTTTGACTCGTTAAAAGCACCTTTAGCAAGATGTACTGGATATGATGTTGTTATTCCTTATGACAGAGGGGAAGGATTCCACCAAGTGAACCCACAGAAAGTTGTAGAAGCAATTAAAAAAGTGCTTGACTACAAATTTTAG
- a CDS encoding dihydrolipoamide acetyltransferase family protein, giving the protein MFKVKFADIGEGLTEGKVAEVLVKLGQEIKEGDALFFVETDKVNSEIPAPVGGKIANILISQGQEIKVGDVVIEIDDGSSAAEVTPVAEIKTKNEPIEENASVVGSTPVSNDVIASRATTNAAAEISNSGVKATPLARKIAADKKIDLSTIKGTGPHGRILVSDLDSAPVAVPNTNSATKTVVKSVDVDAPLSWDSIPMNGIRKATVKAMVKSQSENAAFTGMKNINITPTYDMRAMLKDGCESKGIKLTYLAFIVKAAAKVLEEMPNINVRIDAENNAILQVHNINIGIAVDTEKGLMVPVIKGANHLTIFEIANKIGELAKKARDGKLAMTEMKDATFTVSNFGSVGLDYATPIINSPESAILGVGTMTKTPIFVKDEIKAGWIMPFSMTCDHRIIDGGDAGRFLMKIENYLSNPALLLM; this is encoded by the coding sequence ATGTTTAAAGTAAAATTTGCCGACATTGGAGAAGGGCTTACTGAAGGAAAAGTAGCAGAAGTTCTTGTTAAATTAGGGCAAGAAATAAAAGAAGGAGATGCTTTATTTTTTGTTGAGACAGATAAAGTTAACTCTGAAATTCCAGCACCAGTTGGTGGAAAGATTGCAAATATTTTAATTTCTCAAGGACAAGAAATTAAAGTTGGAGATGTTGTTATTGAAATTGATGATGGTTCTTCAGCGGCTGAAGTAACACCTGTAGCAGAAATTAAAACTAAGAATGAACCAATTGAAGAAAATGCTTCAGTTGTAGGGTCAACACCTGTATCAAATGATGTTATTGCTTCAAGAGCAACAACAAATGCAGCAGCAGAAATTTCAAATAGTGGTGTTAAAGCAACACCTTTAGCTAGAAAAATTGCAGCTGATAAAAAAATTGATTTATCAACAATTAAAGGTACTGGACCTCATGGAAGAATTTTAGTTTCTGATTTAGATTCAGCACCAGTTGCCGTTCCAAATACAAACTCAGCAACTAAAACAGTTGTTAAATCTGTTGATGTAGATGCACCATTATCATGAGATTCAATCCCAATGAATGGAATTAGAAAAGCAACTGTTAAAGCAATGGTTAAATCTCAATCAGAAAATGCAGCATTTACAGGAATGAAAAATATTAACATAACTCCAACATATGATATGCGTGCAATGTTAAAAGATGGATGTGAATCAAAAGGAATTAAATTAACTTACTTAGCATTCATCGTAAAAGCAGCTGCTAAAGTATTGGAAGAAATGCCTAATATTAATGTTCGTATAGATGCTGAAAACAATGCAATCTTACAAGTACATAATATTAATATTGGTATCGCAGTTGATACTGAAAAAGGTTTAATGGTTCCTGTTATTAAAGGAGCAAACCATTTAACAATATTTGAAATCGCTAATAAAATTGGTGAATTAGCTAAAAAAGCTAGAGATGGTAAATTAGCAATGACTGAAATGAAAGATGCAACTTTTACAGTTTCAAACTTTGGATCAGTTGGATTAGATTATGCCACACCAATTATTAATTCACCTGAGTCAGCAATCTTAGGAGTAGGTACAATGACAAAAACACCTATTTTTGTAAAAGATGAAATTAAAGCAGGTTGAATCATGCCATTCTCAATGACATGTGATCATAGAATAATTGATGGTGGAGATGCCGGAAGATTCTTAATGAAAATAGAAAATTATTTAAGTAATCCAGCATTACTATTAATGTAA
- the lpdA gene encoding dihydrolipoyl dehydrogenase — MFKVKFADIGEGLTEGKVAEVLVKLGQEIKEGDALFFVETDKVNSEIPAPVGGKIAKVLISEGQEIKVGDVVIEIDDGSATVEAAPAAEEENASVVGSTPVSNDLIPSRGPAPTQNVAAQPTPAPVATKHTDIEESFDVIVVGAGIGGYVSAIKTAQLGLKTLIIEKQYYGGVCLNVGCIPTKSLLRTAKVFEDIVHKAANLGIDMKTKDEPSINWNKALERKDGVVNKLTGGVKVLLTKNGVKQIIGEASALDKNTISVNGKKYHCDNLIIASGSVPNELPLPGFAEGRESGFLIDSTKILSLPKIPKTLTVIGGGVIGIEFGCLFAALGTKVTVIEGAPKILPMLDQDVTALMTKTLKEKYKIEIFTNAKVKEVKGKSVVFEIDGKEQTVKSDYCLESIGRKTVTKGFDGIGLELSERKSIIANDYGETNLEGVYAIGDVTSKIMLAHVASHAGIVTANRIALKANKPDAHDIKMDYSKIPSCIYSHPEIAMIGKTEQQLKEEGVEYKTFKFPFAAIGKALADDDTTGFVKIICEPKYKTLLGAHIIGNRATDMISEFTTLIECEGTITELARAIHPHPTMSEAIGEAAEALESGKSLNL; from the coding sequence ATGTTTAAAGTAAAATTTGCCGACATTGGAGAAGGGCTTACTGAAGGAAAAGTAGCAGAAGTTCTTGTTAAATTAGGGCAAGAAATAAAAGAAGGAGATGCTTTATTTTTTGTTGAGACAGATAAAGTTAACTCTGAAATTCCAGCACCAGTTGGTGGAAAGATTGCCAAAGTTTTAATTTCTGAAGGACAAGAAATTAAAGTTGGAGATGTTGTTATTGAAATTGATGATGGAAGTGCTACTGTTGAGGCAGCACCAGCTGCAGAGGAAGAAAATGCTTCAGTTGTTGGTTCAACTCCTGTATCAAATGATTTAATTCCAAGTAGAGGGCCAGCACCAACTCAAAATGTTGCTGCTCAACCAACTCCAGCACCAGTTGCAACAAAACATACAGATATTGAAGAAAGCTTTGATGTTATTGTTGTAGGAGCTGGTATTGGTGGTTATGTTTCAGCTATTAAAACAGCTCAACTAGGATTAAAAACATTAATTATTGAAAAACAATATTATGGTGGTGTTTGTTTAAATGTTGGATGTATACCAACTAAATCATTATTAAGAACAGCTAAAGTTTTTGAAGATATAGTTCACAAAGCTGCTAACTTAGGTATTGATATGAAAACAAAAGATGAACCTAGCATAAACTGAAATAAAGCACTTGAGCGTAAAGACGGTGTTGTTAATAAATTAACTGGTGGAGTTAAAGTATTATTAACTAAAAATGGTGTAAAACAAATTATTGGTGAAGCATCAGCTTTAGATAAAAATACAATCTCTGTAAATGGCAAAAAATACCACTGTGACAATTTAATAATTGCTAGTGGTTCAGTTCCAAACGAATTACCATTACCAGGATTTGCAGAAGGAAGAGAAAGTGGATTCTTAATCGATTCAACAAAAATTCTTTCATTACCAAAAATACCAAAAACTTTAACTGTAATTGGTGGTGGTGTTATCGGAATAGAATTTGGTTGTTTATTTGCAGCTTTAGGAACAAAAGTTACTGTTATTGAAGGTGCACCAAAAATTCTTCCTATGTTAGATCAAGATGTAACAGCATTAATGACAAAAACATTAAAAGAAAAATACAAAATTGAAATATTTACTAATGCTAAAGTTAAAGAAGTTAAAGGTAAATCAGTTGTATTTGAAATTGATGGTAAAGAACAAACTGTTAAATCAGATTACTGTTTAGAATCAATTGGAAGAAAAACAGTTACTAAAGGATTTGATGGAATAGGTCTTGAATTATCAGAACGTAAATCAATCATTGCAAATGATTATGGTGAAACAAACTTAGAAGGTGTATATGCAATTGGGGACGTAACAAGTAAAATTATGTTAGCTCACGTTGCTTCACACGCTGGTATTGTTACAGCAAACAGAATTGCTTTAAAAGCAAATAAACCAGATGCACATGATATCAAAATGGACTATTCAAAAATACCAAGCTGTATTTACTCACACCCTGAAATTGCTATGATTGGTAAAACTGAACAACAATTAAAAGAAGAGGGAGTTGAATATAAAACATTTAAATTCCCATTTGCAGCTATTGGTAAAGCATTAGCTGATGATGACACAACAGGATTTGTAAAAATTATTTGTGAACCAAAATATAAAACTTTATTAGGTGCACATATTATCGGAAATAGAGCAACAGACATGATCTCAGAATTCACAACTTTAATTGAATGTGAAGGAACTATTACAGAATTGGCAAGAGCTATCCATCCTCATCCAACTATGAGTGAAGCTATTGGTGAAGCAGCTGAAGCATTAGAATCAGGAAAATCATTAAACCTTTAA
- the pta gene encoding phosphate acetyltransferase: MYSVEQIKKILVDSDHKKTIVLPEGEEPKIQEVANTLVKENISKVIMLFQKSESIPSSLDSKIEVIAIDKLDKQPLIEKFMDLRKDKTNLEQATKLMGQANYIGAMLVKMEKADCMLCGITYTTADTIRPALQIIKTSPNVALAASVFIMNKGEENYFFTDCALNLKPTSQQLADISKMTAKFAQSFDVKNPEVALLSYSTAGSGAGEDVVRVKEAVELLDSQTVDFNYAGEIQFDAAWDKEIRDKKFKDCKLTKQTPDVFVFPDINAGNIGYKIAQRMGGYEAIGPFILGFNKPVNDLSRGATLTDIMNTAIITIYQALEA; this comes from the coding sequence ATGTATTCAGTAGAACAAATCAAAAAAATTCTAGTAGACTCAGATCATAAAAAAACCATAGTTTTACCCGAAGGTGAAGAACCTAAAATTCAAGAAGTAGCTAATACTCTTGTTAAAGAAAATATTTCAAAAGTTATTATGTTATTTCAAAAATCAGAATCAATACCGTCATCATTAGATTCAAAAATTGAAGTTATTGCAATTGATAAATTGGATAAACAACCATTAATTGAAAAATTTATGGATTTAAGAAAAGACAAAACTAATTTAGAACAAGCAACTAAATTGATGGGACAGGCCAATTACATAGGTGCAATGTTGGTTAAAATGGAAAAAGCTGATTGTATGCTATGTGGAATAACATATACAACAGCTGATACTATAAGACCTGCATTACAAATTATTAAAACATCACCAAATGTTGCGTTAGCAGCTAGTGTGTTTATTATGAACAAAGGTGAAGAAAATTACTTCTTTACAGATTGTGCATTAAATTTAAAACCCACAAGTCAACAATTAGCTGACATATCAAAAATGACAGCAAAATTTGCTCAATCATTTGATGTTAAAAATCCTGAAGTTGCTTTATTAAGTTACTCAACAGCAGGATCAGGGGCTGGTGAAGACGTAGTTCGTGTTAAAGAAGCTGTTGAATTATTAGACTCTCAAACAGTTGATTTTAATTATGCTGGAGAAATTCAGTTTGATGCGGCTTGGGATAAAGAAATAAGAGATAAAAAATTTAAAGATTGTAAATTAACTAAACAAACACCTGACGTGTTTGTGTTCCCTGATATTAATGCAGGAAACATTGGTTATAAAATTGCCCAAAGAATGGGTGGCTACGAAGCTATAGGTCCATTCATCCTTGGATTCAATAAACCAGTTAATGATTTAAGTCGTGGAGCTACATTAACAGATATTATGAATACAGCTATTATTACAATTTATCAAGCATTGGAGGCGTAA
- a CDS encoding acetate kinase, producing the protein MILVVNAGSSSIKFRLFNDLDKSNPIDILDGLAERITVDGAVSFKYEGKKYEYNVELPNHEVAIKFILDKLIELNIISNVDDINAVGFRVVHGGTISKSSIIDQKVFDTIKDAVKLAPLHNPGAITAIEAIEKVMPKAKLVACFDTAYHQTLAEEQYLYAVPYSWYKEHGVRKYGFHGISYQYIAEKMSEVLAKPKDQLNLIVCHLGNGASITCIKNGKSFDTTMGLTPLAGVMMGTRSGDIDPSIIEYMCKELQLDVSKITNILNKESGLLGLSGKSSDMRDVTGGYFKGDEDYKRALNKYTQVSADYIIRFANLLGHNIDGIVFTAGVGENSIHTRQFILEKLPLLDIEIDNAKNEESYGDYKYISSPNSKIKVLAVRTNEELMICKDTINLTK; encoded by the coding sequence ATGATTTTAGTAGTTAATGCAGGAAGTAGTTCAATTAAATTTAGATTATTTAATGATTTAGATAAAAGCAATCCAATTGATATTCTTGATGGTTTAGCAGAAAGAATAACTGTTGATGGTGCAGTTTCATTTAAATATGAAGGTAAAAAATATGAATATAATGTTGAATTACCAAATCATGAAGTAGCAATTAAGTTTATTTTAGATAAATTAATTGAATTAAATATTATCAGCAATGTAGATGATATAAATGCTGTAGGATTCAGGGTTGTTCATGGTGGAACAATAAGTAAATCTTCAATTATAGATCAAAAAGTCTTTGACACAATTAAAGATGCAGTTAAATTAGCACCATTGCATAATCCAGGGGCTATAACAGCCATTGAGGCCATTGAAAAAGTTATGCCTAAAGCTAAATTGGTAGCATGCTTTGATACAGCATATCATCAAACTTTAGCTGAAGAACAATATTTATACGCAGTTCCTTATTCTTGATATAAAGAACATGGTGTAAGAAAATACGGTTTTCATGGTATTAGTTACCAATACATAGCAGAAAAAATGTCAGAAGTATTAGCCAAACCTAAAGACCAATTAAATCTTATCGTTTGCCACTTAGGTAACGGTGCAAGTATAACATGTATTAAAAATGGTAAATCATTTGATACAACAATGGGATTAACTCCTCTCGCTGGTGTAATGATGGGAACAAGAAGTGGTGATATTGATCCATCAATTATCGAATACATGTGTAAAGAATTACAATTGGACGTTTCAAAAATAACAAATATTTTAAATAAAGAATCAGGTCTGTTAGGATTAAGCGGAAAATCAAGTGATATGCGCGATGTAACTGGTGGATATTTTAAAGGTGATGAAGATTACAAAAGAGCACTTAACAAATATACACAAGTTTCTGCGGACTATATCATTAGATTTGCAAACTTATTAGGACACAATATTGATGGTATTGTTTTCACAGCTGGTGTTGGTGAAAATTCAATTCATACAAGACAATTTATTTTAGAAAAATTACCTTTATTAGATATTGAAATTGATAATGCTAAAAATGAAGAAAGTTATGGAGACTATAAATATATATCTTCACCAAATTCAAAAATAAAAGTATTAGCGGTTAGAACTAATGAAGAATTAATGATTTGTAAAGATACAATCAATTTAACTAAATAG
- a CDS encoding pyrroline-5-carboxylate reductase family protein gives MKRVLFIGLGHMGSSLVKGVLKNSNNKIEVFGYDVIKEVQDKAIKNIQGLRPLKDISEIELKKIDYIVIGTRPIDVEPLCKNMDQLNIDGKTIICMANAVTIEDVQNNFVKNKKVSVIRMMPNMNASIQKSVTALATKNASNETMKFVSEMFELCGIVENIDEDKFGTLTAISGCSPSYIISFFKAMTDYAIDKGFEKEQAFRIIEEAIIGSVMNASKSEVELRTMVDQICVPNGSTIEGQKILDNKNFEKIIQEALTAATKKATK, from the coding sequence ATGAAAAGAGTATTATTTATAGGTTTAGGTCATATGGGTTCTTCACTTGTTAAGGGAGTTTTAAAAAATTCAAATAATAAAATAGAAGTTTTTGGATACGATGTAATAAAAGAAGTTCAAGATAAAGCAATAAAAAATATTCAAGGGCTAAGACCTTTAAAAGATATTTCAGAAATAGAACTTAAAAAAATAGATTATATTGTCATAGGGACAAGACCTATTGATGTTGAACCTTTATGTAAAAATATGGATCAATTAAACATTGATGGAAAAACTATTATTTGTATGGCGAATGCAGTTACAATAGAAGATGTTCAGAATAATTTTGTAAAAAATAAGAAAGTTTCAGTAATTAGAATGATGCCAAACATGAATGCTTCTATACAAAAATCTGTGACAGCTTTAGCAACTAAAAATGCATCAAATGAAACAATGAAATTTGTTTCTGAAATGTTTGAACTTTGTGGAATAGTGGAAAATATTGATGAAGATAAATTTGGAACACTAACAGCTATTTCTGGTTGCTCACCATCTTATATAATTTCATTTTTTAAAGCTATGACTGATTATGCAATTGATAAAGGTTTCGAAAAAGAACAAGCCTTTAGAATAATAGAAGAGGCAATCATAGGAAGTGTTATGAATGCATCAAAATCAGAAGTAGAGTTAAGAACAATGGTCGATCAAATTTGTGTTCCAAATGGATCAACTATTGAAGGGCAAAAAATTTTAGATAATAAAAACTTTGAAAAAATAATTCAAGAAGCACTGACAGCAGCAACTAAAAAAGCAACAAAATAA
- a CDS encoding FMN-dependent NADH-azoreductase, which yields MSKLLVINGSVIPSDKSNSHEMARIFLEEYKKVNPNDEIIELDLNKLVVGTNVLTTETFSTYWGEEEGMKYINQLKDVDKLLVIAPMYNFHVSGMLKNYIDHVALANQTFSYKYATKGASIGLLDKLKVQILATQGAPKGWYPWGDHVAYLKGTWEFMGAKVAEPILLAGVKVEPLSTQSPKEIVSSITSDLIAAAKKF from the coding sequence ATGAGTAAATTATTAGTTATAAATGGTTCTGTTATTCCAAGTGATAAATCAAATTCACACGAAATGGCAAGAATATTTTTAGAGGAATACAAAAAAGTTAATCCAAATGACGAGATTATTGAATTAGATTTAAATAAACTTGTTGTCGGAACAAATGTTTTAACAACTGAAACTTTTTCAACTTATTGAGGTGAAGAAGAAGGAATGAAATATATTAATCAATTAAAAGATGTTGATAAATTATTAGTTATCGCTCCAATGTATAACTTCCATGTTTCTGGAATGTTAAAAAACTATATTGACCATGTTGCTTTAGCTAACCAAACTTTTTCTTATAAATACGCAACAAAGGGTGCAAGCATTGGTTTATTAGATAAACTTAAAGTTCAAATACTTGCTACTCAAGGAGCTCCAAAAGGTTGATACCCATGAGGAGATCATGTAGCATATTTAAAAGGTACATGAGAATTTATGGGGGCAAAAGTTGCTGAACCTATTTTATTAGCTGGTGTTAAGGTTGAACCACTAAGTACTCAATCTCCAAAAGAAATTGTTTCATCAATAACTTCTGATTTGATTGCTGCTGCTAAGAAATTTTAA
- a CDS encoding TatD family hydrolase: MLKENKIFDAHIHFNDDYKYTNEMIEPMINEAIKNDVEGFLCASFDINSSKKAVELSKKYKGIVFAGIAIHPNDVSKNNFSVMEELDELAKEAEVIAIGETGLDYFYTKEDAELQKTFFKKHIELAKKHNKALQIHIRDHVNVFEAYDDVVEILKEYNLEKVIVHCFSANSIYAQKFLDLGCYINIGGAVTFKNAKVLQEAVEIIPLEKMLVETDAPYLTPHPHRGQLNEAKFINLTVEKIAEIKNVTKEEVIKLTTSNAKLIFNI, translated from the coding sequence ATGTTAAAAGAAAATAAGATTTTTGATGCACACATACATTTTAATGATGATTATAAATATACAAATGAAATGATAGAACCTATGATTAATGAAGCTATTAAAAATGATGTTGAAGGTTTTTTATGCGCAAGCTTTGATATTAATTCAAGTAAAAAAGCTGTTGAACTTTCTAAAAAATATAAAGGAATTGTTTTTGCAGGTATTGCTATTCATCCAAACGATGTTTCAAAAAATAATTTTTCAGTTATGGAAGAATTAGATGAATTAGCAAAAGAAGCAGAGGTTATAGCAATTGGTGAAACAGGTCTTGATTATTTTTATACTAAGGAAGACGCAGAGTTGCAAAAAACATTTTTTAAAAAACATATTGAGTTAGCAAAAAAACATAATAAAGCATTGCAAATACATATAAGAGATCACGTTAATGTTTTTGAAGCATATGATGATGTTGTTGAAATTTTAAAAGAATATAATTTAGAAAAAGTTATAGTACATTGCTTTTCGGCTAATTCTATATACGCACAAAAATTTTTGGATTTAGGTTGTTACATAAATATAGGGGGTGCAGTAACTTTTAAAAATGCAAAAGTGCTTCAAGAAGCCGTTGAAATTATACCTTTAGAAAAAATGCTAGTTGAAACAGACGCACCTTATTTAACACCACATCCACATAGAGGACAATTAAACGAAGCAAAATTTATTAATTTAACTGTTGAGAAAATTGCAGAAATAAAAAATGTAACTAAAGAAGAAGTAATAAAATTAACAACAAGCAACGCTAAATTAATTTTTAATATTTAA
- a CDS encoding TatD family hydrolase, giving the protein MAGVYDTHCHLNDNIYIENEISSSEMAAEAKKSGVDIINNVGYDIKSSKVALVQAQKNKHVWALVGIHPTHAQFFTDEAYNTLEILANADKVVGIGETGLDYSRGIEYKNQQISGFTKQVKLAKKMDLPLMLHVRDIEGSIDAYHDVLAILKKEKYHKAVLHAFNESLEIAEMFIEKGILISINGQVTRDKNLKKVVKELPMNSIVVESDAPYDTPKPYNKKTNAPKYLPLVVEAIANIKKMSRSDVAEITRDNAVRLFFPKR; this is encoded by the coding sequence ATGGCAGGAGTATATGATACACATTGTCACTTAAATGACAATATTTATATTGAAAATGAAATCTCAAGCAGCGAAATGGCGGCTGAGGCTAAAAAAAGCGGAGTAGACATAATTAATAATGTTGGGTATGATATAAAATCATCAAAAGTTGCTTTAGTTCAAGCACAAAAAAATAAACATGTTTGAGCATTAGTTGGAATACATCCAACACACGCACAATTTTTTACAGATGAAGCATATAATACTTTAGAGATTTTAGCTAACGCAGATAAAGTGGTTGGAATTGGTGAGACCGGTTTAGATTATTCAAGAGGCATTGAATATAAAAACCAACAAATTAGTGGATTTACAAAACAAGTTAAACTTGCTAAGAAAATGGATTTACCATTAATGTTACACGTAAGGGATATTGAAGGATCAATTGATGCTTATCACGATGTTTTAGCTATATTAAAAAAAGAGAAATATCATAAAGCAGTTTTACATGCTTTTAATGAAAGTTTAGAGATTGCAGAAATGTTTATTGAAAAAGGTATTCTAATATCAATAAATGGTCAAGTTACAAGAGATAAAAATTTAAAAAAAGTTGTTAAAGAATTACCAATGAATAGTATAGTTGTTGAATCAGATGCACCTTACGATACACCTAAACCATACAATAAAAAAACTAATGCTCCAAAATATTTACCTTTAGTTGTTGAAGCAATAGCTAATATTAAAAAAATGAGCAGATCTGATGTAGCAGAAATAACAAGGGATAATGCAGTTAGATTATTTTTCCCAAAAAGATAA
- the msrA gene encoding peptide-methionine (S)-S-oxide reductase MsrA, with amino-acid sequence MENKTIYLAGGCFWGVQAFFDYQKGIIKTTVGYAQGDIDNPTYEEVCTGKTNHTETLKIEFNEKEISLKEILDLYFSIINPFLLNQQGNDRGTQYRTGIYSINEFDFTFVKKYLENFQKQTTQKVVVENEILKNFFDAEEYHQKYLDKNPNGYCHIDLSDYKK; translated from the coding sequence ATGGAAAATAAAACTATATATTTAGCTGGGGGTTGTTTCTGAGGAGTTCAAGCTTTTTTTGATTATCAAAAAGGAATAATTAAAACAACTGTTGGTTATGCACAAGGCGATATAGATAACCCTACTTATGAAGAAGTTTGTACTGGAAAAACAAATCATACAGAAACTTTAAAAATTGAATTTAATGAAAAAGAAATATCTCTTAAAGAAATATTAGATTTATATTTTTCAATAATAAATCCATTTTTACTAAACCAACAGGGGAATGATAGGGGTACACAATATAGAACTGGTATATATTCAATAAATGAATTTGATTTTACTTTTGTAAAAAAATATTTGGAAAACTTTCAAAAACAAACAACTCAAAAAGTTGTTGTTGAAAATGAAATATTAAAAAATTTCTTTGATGCTGAGGAATATCACCAAAAATATTTGGACAAAAATCCTAATGGTTATTGTCACATTGATTTATCAGATTATAAAAAATAA
- a CDS encoding winged helix-turn-helix transcriptional regulator, translating into MEKFCPLEYTLNFIKSKWVILIIRELSFGTCRFNELEKRIAGISQKVLTSNLRFLEENKLVERTVYPVVPPKVEYSLTDLGKSLKPILDQMSDWGVKNYGK; encoded by the coding sequence ATGGAAAAATTTTGCCCATTAGAATACACATTAAATTTTATTAAATCAAAGTGAGTTATATTAATCATACGAGAACTTTCATTTGGAACTTGTCGCTTTAATGAATTGGAAAAAAGAATAGCAGGCATTAGTCAAAAGGTATTAACATCAAACTTGAGGTTTTTAGAAGAAAATAAACTTGTAGAAAGAACAGTTTACCCTGTTGTTCCACCAAAGGTTGAATACAGTTTAACAGATTTAGGTAAAAGCTTAAAACCAATACTAGATCAAATGAGTGATTGAGGAGTCAAAAATTATGGAAAATAA